The following nucleotide sequence is from Oncorhynchus kisutch isolate 150728-3 linkage group LG29, Okis_V2, whole genome shotgun sequence.
cacactgtcatggattaaaattcttcagcgcacgcaaggtccccctgctcaagccagcgcatttCCAGGCCCGTCTGATGTTTGCCAATGACcgtctggatgatccagaggaggaatgggagaaggtcatgtggtctgatgagacaaaaataaaactccactcgccgtgtttggaggaagaagaaggataagTACagccccaagaacaccatcccaaccgtgaagcatggaggtggaaacatcattctttggggatgcttttctgcaaaggggacaggacgactgcaccatattgaggggaggatggatggggccatgtatcgcgagatcttggccaataacctccttccctcagtaagagcattgaagatgggtcgtggctgggtcttccagcatgacaatgacccgaaacacacagccagggcaactaaggagtggctccgtaagaagcatctcaaggtcctggagtggcctagccagtctccagacctgaacccacgagaaaatctttggagggagctgaaagtgcgtattgcccagcgacaaccCTGAAACCTGAagaatctggagaaggtctgtctggaggagtgggccaaaatccctgctgcagtgtgtgcaaacctggtcaagaactacaggaaacgtatgatctttgTAATTGctaacaaaggtttctgtaccaaatattaagttctgcttttctgatatatcaaatacctacagtgccttgcgaaagtattcggcccccttgaactttgcgaccttttgccacatttcaggcttcaaacataaagatataaaactgtatttttttgtgaagaatcaacaacaagtgggacacaatcatgaagtggaacgacatttattggatatttcaaacttttttaactaatcaaaaactgaaaaattgggtgtgcaaaattattcagcccctttactttcagtgcagcaaactctctccagaagttcagtgaggatctctgaatgatccaatgtcgacctaaatgactaatgatgataaatacaatccacctgtgtggaatcaagtctccgtataaatgcacctgcactgtgatagtctcagaggtccgttaaaagcgcagagagcatcatgaagaacaaggaacacaccaggcaggtccgagatactgttgtgaagaagtttaatgccggatttggatacaaaaagatttcccaagctttaaacatcccaaggagcactgtgcaagcgataatattgaaacgGAAGGagttcagaccactgcaaatctaccaagacctggccgtccctctaaactttcagctcatacaaggagaagactgatcagagatgcagccaagaggcccatgatcactctagatgaactgcagagatctacagctgaggtgggagactctgtccataggacaacaatcagtcgtatattgcacaaatctggcctttatggaagagtggcaagaagaaagccatttcttaaagatatccataaaaagtgttgtttaaagtttgccacaagccacctgggagacacaccaaacatgtggaagaaggtgctctggtcaaatgaaaccaaaattgaactttttggcaacaatgcaaaatgttatgtttggcgtaaaagcaacacagctcatcaccctgaacacaccatccccactgtcaaacatggtggtggcagcatcatggtttgggcctgcttttcttcagcagggacagggaagatgattaaaattgatgggaagatggatggagcctaatacaggaccattctggaagaaaacctgatggagtctgcaaaagacctgagactgggacggagatttgtcttccaacaagacaaggatccaaaacataaagcaaaatctacaatggaatggttcaaaaataaacatatccaggtgttagaatggccaagtcaaagtccagacctgaatccaatcaagaatctgtggaaagaactgaaaactgctgttcacaaatgctctccatccaacctcactgagctcgagctgttttgcaaggaggaatgggaagaaatttcagtctctcgatgtgcaaaactgatagagacataccccaagcgacttacagctgtaatcgctacaaagtattaacttaagggggctgaattattttgcacgcccaatttttcagtttttgattagttaaaaaagttttaaatatccaataaatgtcgttccacttcatgattgtgtcccacttgttgttgattcttcaccaaaaaatacagttttatatctttatgtttgaagcctgaaatgtggcaaaaggtcgcaaagttcaagggggccgaatactttcgcaaggcactgtatgtcatgcaataaaatgcaaattaattaaagatcataaatgtgattttctggatttttgttttagattccgtctctcacatttgaagtgtacctatgataaaaatgacagacctctacatgctttgaaagtaggaaaacctgcaaaatcggcagtgtatcaaatacttgttctccccactgtatatgtttcaGTCAGAAGGTCCCAGTCACTGACTGTAGGTGTGTGATTAACGTGGTTAACATGAACAGGAAATGCACAGCAGCAACCAGGAAATGCTTTGTAGTCAGATACAGTTTTTTTATTTGAACATCTTTAACAGCATTAAACAATCAACTTTGTATTCAAATCTAATCTAAATCTAAATTTATTCTACTTAAATTTATCCCATTTtaaagaaacagaaagagaagtATCAATACGAGTATAGGAAATCAGAGAAGAAACAGTGAGAATACGTGCCTTCATTGCAGTCTCCTCAGGAACTTCTCCTTACAGTCTAAATGAATTTAATATATGAACACAATATGTCAAAAAAGTCCTCTTTGACTGGTTAAAGACAAGGTGGAACACCTAATCTGATCCCTTCCAATATTCTAACACCGAACAGAAGGGATAGAGAAGATTTTTCATAATATAATCAGAATGATTGGATCCCTATGGTTTTTAAAACAAGAAAGTACAGCTTCTGGACAGAGATGTTAGTGGGAGATTGATTTAGTTGTTGTCGAGTCTGGCTTCTTCTTCAAGGTGCTGCAGCAGAGTATGGTTCCTCCTATCAGGAGCATGGAGGCGGCCCATCTACTGTGTTCAGCAAAAGATATCAAAAGCCCCCTCCAGTATTCTGGAAAGTTATGTGTCAAGTAATAGTTCAAGAAGACATTGGTGAATTGCAGGATACCAGCCAGGATGAAGAATATTCCAACAATGAACCTGGCCTTGACCCTTGTCCTGTTATTCTTGATGCAGTTACAGCACCTGGTCCCAAAGATGGACCCCATCACTCCTAGAGCTCCcaggatggaggagatggaggttgTCATCAGAAACGTCCATGTGTCCCTATAGGGGTCCAATATAAACAATACAGAGATATAACAGGGCATGAGGGAGACTATCCATCCAAAGATTCCCATCATCCATCCAAAGACTCCCACATTGATGCACAGTATGAACCCTCCAATGAGGAGCAGGGCGGCCGCCACCCAGCCAAAGTACAGCGAGTTCCCCAACTCAAAGTTTCCTTTGTACTGTATGAAGCAGTTGGTTTGGACGGTTATTGTTACCAAGAATAAGGTGCTGAGGATGAGAATTCCGTCCAGGATGAAGAGAATTCCAGCGATGATTATCAACTTAGTCTGAGACGTTTCATCTTTGATGCAGTAGGTGCACTTTGCTCCGACCATGGAGATTGTGACCCCCAGAACCCCCAGGATGATGGCAGTGAGGATCATGGCTTTGACAGGCTGTATACAATCTGGCAAATCCCACATGGAGTTGTACACCTCACACTGTGTCTGTCCCTTGCCTTGGGTCACACATCTCATCCACAGGCCGTGCGTTACCACCTCTGTGTTGGCAACATTAGCCTGTATGATGGTTGTCACTATCCAGGTGGGGAGAGCACAGACCACGATGGTAAGTATTAATCCTATGACTCCCAGGGCGATGCCCACGACCTCCACGGTAAACACGAAATCCATTCCCATCAAAATGCTGTCTCCCTGACTGCGTCTCATTCAGCAAATGTGTTTACTCAAGTTCGTTGCTGACTCCTGTAAGAATGTGGCGCTGTTCCACTCAGACGACCTCTATCACTGTTCAATGCTGTGATGTCACTTAAATATGTTGTCATGGAAACGTAAATCCTATTAATAAAAATGTGGGGCAGGATGTGGCAGCGACCCGAATAGGTTAAAAAAACTCTACTCAGTTCAAACTCATAAAACAGCATTATGTAACAATATGGAATGTTGAGATCCAACCCAGAATAAACCAATTAATACCAAATAGGGATAATTATAATAACTATACAACAATGTTGTTGTGATGTGATGAAAATGAAAGTTTCCCAATCTGAGTTTTGGCTGAAGAGGTATTAAAACCTGTTTTAGTCTTCCCTcaacccaatcctaaccttaacctttagtggggaaaatgctaaactgtcCCATGATCAGCAACTATGGGCAACTTTACCCGACACCCCAAAGCCTGTTCTGAGGGGCAATGATAAAGGGACTGGGCCTAACAGTACACATCAATAGATTGAAACTACATGCTGAAAAACGCTTGACTGTGAAGTAAACAATTGTGAGTTTGGATTTATGGACTGAAAGGAACTATACAATAGACTAAATACACTGTGGCAGACCATGGGTTTGGTcttttacacagatcagacatggaCAGAGTATTATTAGCTCAGTTTCAAGGGTCTTTATTAAATAATAAATCCAAAGAAAAGGATAGGTCTCCCCATGAAACCCTCTCCGGGATACCGTCTTTTGGGCTTCTTTTGCTGTATCCTGTCGGGCACATAAACTAAAACTCCCTCGTGTTAGCTCGGGCACCGTCTCCAACTACACGGAAGTCACCTTACTTCCCCACCTTACTTCACCAACTccccaatcagccccaattagtcctgggCGGAGAGACCGTTGAGACCTGGCAtgtccagcagatggagccatcgGCTCGTGATGTATACTCCGTCTGTCACCGGGCCTCGACGAGTTTCCCCCTGGTGGATGATCTGCTGTAGGCCACAAGACTAATGATAACAGTTTCATAGATAAGGCTTTAAATAATTCTACATTATAATATATGTTTCAGATCAAATCAGTCGAATGAAGCCCAGCAACTGGACGCAAACCATAGTTTGCAGTGCATCAGTACCACTGTCATGGAGGACGTAAACTCAAGCACCGAAGTAACAACTGAGGTTGAACCAACAACAGGAGTGGAACTCACCCagcctcccagacctgcagtcgAGAGGAGACTATTAGGGCACAGACCGTATGTGAAGTGGCCTGGCGCCAGTGACAAGAAGTTGTGTGAAACAGTGAATACTGACCTTACCTTGACCCTCAAGAAACTTCGAGGCacagtggagaagaaggacaccatcacaaccctggtgaagtcatacttccaggatctgcagttctgcttcaccacctcagagttcaccacctcatggcagtgcctgaatgtaggtataatggcgggatgtaccatttctccgttggcattcataatggaaatggaggttatcatcagatcctcaaaatgggttgctggtggacagcgagtcgactctggtttccgcctccctccactcagagcctacatggacgacattacaacattgaccaccactgtcccatgcaccaggagactgctcagaaaactcgaggagaacatcagctgggcccgtatgaagattaaaccatccaagtcACGCAGCATCTCGATTGTGAAGGGAGTCTCTGTACTCCCAACAGTGTCTGAGCAGCCGGTAAAAAGCCTTGGAAGGTGGTATGATGCAAGCCTGAAGGACAAAGCCCAGGTGCAACAGCTACGCAAAGacatcagtagtagcctacagtcgatcgacaacacccagctacctggaaagttaaaggcctggtgtctgcaGTTTGGTATCTTAGCCCAGGTGTTGTGGCCCCTAGCAGTGTATGAGGTTccaatctcaacagtggagaagatggaaagaggagtcacaggctacttaaagaagtggctcggagttccacgatgccttaccaccataggcctctatggagatggtgtcctcaagctgcccctcaccagtctaacagaggaattcaagtgtgcaaaaaccaggctccagatgacactaaatgaatctcgagacccagtggtgagcaacaacgcgccgaccttggcaactgggcgcaaatggaggcaacagcagccctcagacatgctgacattgtgggtcatgttcagcaagggagaggaggccttgggctaactagccgtgctgcttggagtaaggccactCCACCAGAGTggcggaagatggtagtgcaggaagtatgccatcaggaggaggctgcaaggtgAGCCAAGGTAGTCTCTCTTgccaaacagggacagtggactcgatgggacagtgtggagaagaggaagatcagctggaaggatctgtggccatggaagcgaggcggttgagcttttccatcagcgcaacatatgacgtccttccaacACCAGTTAATCTTCACAAATGGTATGGTGAAGATCtggactgtgccctctgttccatgccagccaacctcaggcacattctcacagggtgtaaaacaagcctcacccaaggacgctacacttggcgtcacaaccaagtccttaaaaaccttgcgtccgccctggaggacaaacgagctgccaccaactccctaccacccccagcagcatcacaccccttacggaagatctttgtccgcgaaggggctaaaccaccgaagAGCAGCTCtacaccattagagcgagaccagctgcacttggcccgcgactggaaaatgctagctgacattggccggcaacttgtgtttcctccggagatcgcAACCACCACTCTAAGACCTGACATGTtgctctggtcccgttcgctcaagaaggtcttcatcattgagctcacagtaccctgggaggactcagtagatgaggcttatgagcgaaaacatctgcgctatgccgatctagctgccAAAGCACGGCATCATgactggaacacagaagtccgaccagtggaggtgggctgcagaggttttgtgacaacatctacaaccagactgcttagagacctgggaattaaattcacacaggacaccggataagactcccattcggagtcagtgtcactgtgaaagaaaatgttcagttagaatagtttcatatatgagccctgtatcaacaggtataataaacagatatatagagagagtacagggaacataaggttgaaaatattattatgacctgctagatctactgtctcttttatattatgacatttcagctaaatctactgtctctattatattatgacagaccagcttgagctactgtctttattatattacaacagaccagctgtatctactgtctccatttcactttggccattgttgtgggcctgccctcccctcaacagcctcaaataggctatttcacaTTTCgtgacattacatgtttatatattgcttctaaaataaataaaaaatcacaaataatattttagattattaatttcaaacaagggcattagcatgataagaacttaccagtccaaaacgatgtcctctcccgttcaaaaaaatattcctccacaatcgctaaatgaatcgtcctacaacaatctctgtctcaccttcccaatcaatttattctgAAATTGTGTGTACagctgtatatctagacttagatttagctttccctgacttagtcgccataatgattgatatataaacagctgaatctgcgcgtttaccaaacaatgcagtgcgtaatatgtgtttctccttcaggtatgaaacttcaatagcgaatcaCTCACTTTACGttggagcttactacatgggttagtcttgcaacacataaacatggcctattgccatttacctcagctcattggctatctacccagctagatttcaagatgatcagtggtcattgggttaaaagacagtcaatcaacgaaacagcgggcaaatcattggtgcacaatgatgtcatgacttgttgtcttcaaatcggtttctttcagtcaatatgtcccgcgaaatggcccatcaggtttgattgtgttacaaacaaaccagttgattgcagtgaaaccaaacatgactggaaaagtcacgttctgggtgggttatttacctggaatgtgtcgtcgaaaatggaatgagacggaattcacgacacaagcagttcacaaaatgtttcgtgttaggctataaaaacggattttatcaaacaaaagatcattcattgtgtaacaatgaacattggaattgcaaacagacgaagatcgtcaaaggtaaacaatttattttaatgcagtttgtgattatgttacgcctgtgctggttaaaattgttgttttttatggggctctatgctcagataatcgcatcgtattctttcgtagtaaatacacattttaatctgacaacgcagttggattagcaagattctaggctttcgatacatgtgagacacttgtattttcatgaatgtttaatatgactatttatgtagcgatcaccgtatgctggtggaatttcagcccgctagcggattccgtgcgcagagaggttaagagtttattcagaagataacagatctataaacattatttcgtggtgctccgactttctagttaattacatttacctgattagcttaatcagggaatattaattacagagaaattatttgacagaatagcatgtcatatcacttaatccggcatagccaaagacacgacaatagagaaaaagtagagtcgcaattcaatggctcagacacgagaggaatgtggcagggtctacagtcaatcatggagtacaaaaagaaaaccagccccgtcgtggaccccattgtcttgctcccagactagtcactttaaacaataccactttatataatgtttacataccctacattaggggtggcagggtagcctagtggttagagcgttggactagtaaccggaaggttgccagttcaaatccccaagctgacaaggtgcaaatctgtcgttctgcccctgaacaggcatttaacccactgttcctaggctgtcattgaaaataagaatttgttcataactgacttgccaaggtaaaataaaaattactcATCTcgtttgtatatactgtactctataccatttatggcatcttgcctatgccgtttggaCATCGCTCATCTATATAATTGAatatacatattctcattcattcctttacatttgtatgtataaggtagttgttgtgaaattgttagatattactgcatggtcggaactacaagcacaagcatttcgctacactcgca
It contains:
- the LOC109878712 gene encoding claudin-3-like, whose product is MRRSQGDSILMGMDFVFTVEVVGIALGVIGLILTIVVCALPTWIVTTIIQANVANTEVVTHGLWMRCVTQGKGQTQCEVYNSMWDLPDCIQPVKAMILTAIILGVLGVTISMVGAKCTYCIKDETSQTKLIIIAGILFILDGILILSTLFLVTITVQTNCFIQYKGNFELGNSLYFGWVAAALLLIGGFILCINVGVFGWMMGIFGWIVSLMPCYISVLFILDPYRDTWTFLMTTSISSILGALGVMGSIFGTRCCNCIKNNRTRVKARFIVGIFFILAGILQFTNVFLNYYLTHNFPEYWRGLLISFAEHSRWAASMLLIGGTILCCSTLKKKPDSTTTKSISH